One Methylocapsa sp. D3K7 DNA window includes the following coding sequences:
- a CDS encoding PA2169 family four-helix-bundle protein: MDNRKIISTLNTLLETTQDGIRGFVACADGVTNQHLKMVFETAARRCEEGAEELKTTIRSLGGEPATSGSVSGSLHRAWTNIVSSLTGMDEHAVLEECERGEDAAKSAYERALDEGLPPDVEVIVRRQYQGVKENHDRIRDLRNQAAHASS; this comes from the coding sequence ATGGATAATCGGAAAATCATCAGCACATTGAATACACTGCTTGAAACCACCCAGGACGGGATACGAGGATTCGTCGCTTGCGCGGATGGTGTCACAAACCAGCATTTGAAGATGGTGTTTGAGACGGCTGCCCGCCGGTGCGAGGAAGGCGCGGAGGAATTGAAGACCACGATACGTAGTCTTGGCGGGGAGCCTGCGACGTCTGGCTCAGTCAGCGGGTCACTCCATCGTGCTTGGACCAATATCGTTTCATCTCTCACCGGAATGGATGAACATGCGGTCTTGGAGGAATGCGAGCGTGGTGAGGATGCCGCCAAAAGTGCTTACGAAAGGGCTCTCGATGAAGGCCTCCCCCCAGACGTGGAAGTCATCGTCAGGCGCCAGTATCAAGGAGTAAAGGAAAATCACGATCGTATTCGGGATCTTCGCAATCAAGCCGCCCATGCAAGCTCGTAA
- a CDS encoding amylo-alpha-1,6-glucosidase → MDVKIELPQHYIEIEGSLVQRRLRNLKHGDAFAVFDEYGDIGVIGAGPEGLYFNDMRFLSWYGLRIEGQRPLLLGSVVQDDNAALSVNLTNPDVHSGGTISLPRDTIAIERTKFLWQAVCYERIGFRNYADSTRHFQIEIGFGADFHDLFEVRGTSRSQRGTCTATVTEDCVAYCYTGLDDLKRKTELRFWPLPFRLEPGRATFAFELAPNGLQSLFVSVLCGDGNKPERERFGPAYRARRRAIRHKTAGIATVESSNELFNEICRRSTADLYMLITRTRHGLYPYAGIPWYNTVFGRDGIITAMLLLWLDPNIAKGVLGFLAETQATTLNPLSDAQPGKILHETRNGEMARLGEVPFRHYYGTVDATPLFVMLAGMYFDRTGDIGTIKAIWPNIKAALQWIDTFGDADGDGFVEYSRQTGTGLVNQGWKDSYDSIFHADGTLANGPIALSEVQGYVFAAKTHAASLASRMGEPELEIKLRGEAQILQKNFEADFWCEELSTYALALDGGKKPCKVQTSNAGHALFTGIASPERARRVATTLLGRNSFSGWGIRTVASDAARFNPISYHNGSIWPHDNAMIALGLARYGFVSQAARVFAAMMEAAAYQDLRRLPELFCGFIRKPHRGPTAYPAACAPQAWASAAPFAFLGACLGMDLRHDLNSISFRDPVLPAFLDSVTLNQLVIGNSCIDLKLQRHGHDVTLNLLRRQGDAKVMLVK, encoded by the coding sequence ATGGATGTGAAGATCGAGCTGCCGCAGCATTACATCGAGATCGAAGGGTCGCTCGTGCAGCGGCGGCTGCGCAATCTGAAGCATGGCGATGCTTTTGCGGTTTTCGATGAGTATGGCGACATCGGAGTCATTGGTGCCGGTCCTGAAGGACTTTATTTCAACGATATGCGCTTTTTGTCCTGGTACGGACTCCGCATCGAAGGGCAGCGCCCTTTGTTGTTGGGCTCTGTCGTTCAAGATGACAATGCCGCGCTCTCCGTCAATCTGACGAACCCGGATGTCCATTCCGGCGGAACGATCTCGCTTCCGCGCGACACGATTGCGATCGAACGAACCAAGTTTCTTTGGCAGGCTGTCTGCTATGAGCGAATTGGTTTTCGCAATTATGCCGATAGCACCCGGCATTTCCAAATTGAGATTGGATTTGGCGCCGATTTTCACGATCTCTTTGAGGTGCGTGGAACGTCACGCAGCCAGCGTGGAACTTGTACCGCAACGGTAACCGAGGATTGCGTTGCGTATTGCTACACGGGGCTTGATGATCTTAAGCGAAAGACGGAATTGCGGTTCTGGCCGCTACCTTTCCGTCTGGAACCGGGTCGCGCCACATTTGCCTTTGAGCTTGCCCCCAATGGCCTCCAGTCGCTCTTTGTGTCAGTCCTTTGCGGGGATGGGAACAAGCCGGAAAGGGAGCGCTTTGGACCTGCCTACCGGGCTCGGCGGCGGGCGATTCGGCACAAGACCGCCGGCATCGCGACGGTTGAAAGTTCAAACGAACTCTTCAATGAGATTTGCCGCCGGTCCACCGCCGACCTTTATATGCTGATCACACGAACCCGTCATGGGCTTTACCCTTACGCGGGTATCCCCTGGTACAACACGGTCTTTGGACGTGACGGGATCATCACCGCCATGCTGCTTTTGTGGCTCGACCCAAACATCGCCAAGGGGGTTCTTGGCTTTCTCGCCGAGACTCAGGCAACAACCCTAAATCCGCTTTCCGACGCGCAGCCTGGCAAAATTCTGCATGAAACCCGGAATGGCGAAATGGCGCGGCTCGGAGAAGTGCCATTTCGCCATTACTACGGCACCGTCGATGCAACGCCGCTCTTTGTCATGCTGGCAGGGATGTATTTCGACCGGACCGGCGACATCGGAACGATTAAAGCGATATGGCCAAATATCAAGGCGGCTTTGCAATGGATCGACACATTTGGCGACGCCGATGGGGACGGCTTTGTTGAATATTCGCGCCAAACCGGCACTGGCCTTGTCAATCAGGGCTGGAAGGATTCCTACGATTCGATTTTCCATGCCGATGGAACCTTGGCAAACGGCCCGATCGCGCTGAGCGAAGTTCAAGGCTATGTGTTTGCCGCAAAGACGCATGCTGCAAGTCTCGCTTCCCGCATGGGCGAGCCAGAATTGGAAATCAAATTGCGCGGCGAAGCGCAAATTCTGCAGAAGAATTTCGAAGCAGATTTTTGGTGCGAGGAGCTCAGCACTTACGCGCTGGCGCTCGATGGTGGCAAGAAGCCATGCAAGGTCCAAACATCGAACGCCGGCCATGCGCTTTTCACCGGGATCGCGTCGCCGGAACGCGCCAGGCGCGTTGCCACGACATTGCTGGGACGAAATTCTTTCAGTGGCTGGGGAATTCGAACGGTCGCGAGCGACGCAGCGCGGTTCAATCCGATTTCCTACCACAACGGTTCGATTTGGCCGCATGACAATGCGATGATCGCGCTTGGCCTCGCCCGGTATGGTTTTGTGTCGCAGGCGGCACGTGTCTTTGCAGCGATGATGGAAGCTGCCGCATATCAGGATTTGCGCCGTTTACCGGAATTGTTTTGCGGCTTTATCCGCAAACCACACCGCGGGCCGACCGCCTATCCCGCGGCTTGCGCGCCGCAAGCCTGGGCTTCGGCCGCGCCCTTTGCTTTTCTTGGCGCTTGTCTTGGCATGGACCTGCGGCATGATCTTAATTCAATATCCTTTCGTGACCCTGTCCTACCCGCTTTCCTTGATTCTGTTACGCTGAACCAATTGGTTATTGGCAATTCATGCATCGACCTCAAATTGCAGCGGCACGGCCATGATGTCACCCTCAATTTGTTACGCAGACAAGGCGATGCCAAAGTCATGCTGGTGAAATGA
- a CDS encoding HlyD family secretion protein, whose translation MTVPNNDRLMNDRQLDNPPRDGDIQAREGGESAGPDAPSGESGSVPSQATAADTQAKRQPFVLYGGTAVLALLAGAGIYYWLSTRNIVSTDDAFIDGRAVNIAPQVSGQIVSLDVTDNQFVHKGQPLVHIDPRQYENDRTIAVGVLDTARAQLAGQTFGAEIARKNFPALLKQAQAQLASAQAGEIRAQADYQRQRSLPKQATTQQEVDAATAALRQAQAQVALAEAQVLEAEPVPQRIGEADAQVGQLKGQTEQAQGRLDQADLNLSWTVVKAPQDGWITKRNVEMGNYITPGQQIFSIVSPEVWVTANFKETQLAWIRPGQKAAIEVDAYPQLHLTGHVDSVQLGSGSKFTAFPPENATGNFVKIVQRVPVKITIDSGLDPKLPLPLGISVVPTVTVR comes from the coding sequence ATGACGGTGCCGAACAACGACAGGCTGATGAACGACCGGCAACTCGATAATCCTCCGCGAGACGGCGACATTCAAGCTCGGGAAGGCGGCGAAAGTGCCGGCCCGGATGCCCCAAGCGGCGAATCGGGGTCAGTTCCTAGCCAGGCAACGGCCGCTGACACACAGGCCAAGCGGCAGCCCTTCGTCTTGTATGGCGGAACTGCTGTTCTCGCGCTGCTGGCGGGCGCCGGCATCTATTATTGGCTTTCTACCCGCAACATTGTATCGACCGACGATGCCTTCATAGACGGGCGTGCCGTGAATATCGCGCCGCAGGTCTCTGGCCAGATCGTGTCCCTCGACGTGACCGACAACCAATTTGTCCATAAGGGCCAGCCGCTCGTCCATATCGATCCGCGGCAATATGAGAACGACCGGACGATCGCCGTAGGCGTGCTGGACACCGCGAGAGCGCAACTTGCCGGCCAGACATTCGGCGCCGAAATCGCACGCAAAAATTTCCCTGCTCTGCTAAAGCAGGCACAGGCTCAGCTCGCCTCGGCGCAAGCGGGAGAGATCAGGGCGCAAGCCGACTATCAGCGCCAGCGGAGCCTGCCAAAACAGGCGACGACGCAGCAGGAAGTCGATGCCGCCACGGCGGCTTTGCGGCAGGCGCAAGCGCAAGTCGCGCTCGCCGAGGCGCAAGTGTTGGAAGCCGAGCCCGTTCCGCAACGAATCGGCGAGGCCGACGCGCAAGTGGGGCAGCTCAAGGGCCAGACGGAACAAGCGCAAGGGCGGCTCGACCAAGCCGATTTGAACCTCTCCTGGACCGTGGTGAAGGCGCCTCAAGATGGCTGGATCACCAAACGCAATGTCGAAATGGGCAATTACATCACCCCCGGCCAGCAGATTTTTTCGATTGTCTCGCCCGAGGTTTGGGTGACAGCGAATTTCAAGGAAACCCAGCTTGCTTGGATACGTCCAGGACAAAAAGCGGCGATCGAGGTGGACGCCTATCCGCAGCTTCATCTGACCGGGCATGTGGACAGCGTGCAGCTTGGGTCGGGGTCGAAATTCACCGCTTTTCCGCCGGAGAACGCAACCGGCAATTTCGTCAAGATCGTGCAGCGCGTACCGGTCAAAATCACCATTGACAGCGGCCTTGATCCAAAGCTCCCGCTGCCGCTGGGCATTTCGGTCGTGCCGACGGTGACGGTTCGATGA
- a CDS encoding efflux transporter outer membrane subunit produces MADRSGLIAVLLVCLALCGCISAGPDFEPPDPQLPAVSFLGKPEPLALAGGIPPGGFAAAETQWWSVFHDPVLTSLVERAAAANLDVQTATLRLAESRFQLGVTASAEFPLINGNASYQRELFSQNGVLSLVKPLATSSSPLAAPFKVPPISIWQTGFDASWEIDIWGRVRRQVEAASAQVEASENDRRNILVSVLAELARDYIDLRGVQTQIRIAKANLASSNEILQVTKTRAQKGLTTGLDVENAAAQVEAVRATLPSLEDQESARLNALSLLLDEPPGSLRAELARAKPIPPAPPRVPLGIPSELARRRPDILQAEAQLHAATATIGVAVADFYPRVTFNGNVEMNALDLKNLWKGSSLQYVFGPSISLPIFEGGRLKSTLEFREAQQQEAAITYHKTVLQAWHEVVNALVAYRTEQQHRAHLKAQTEHSRQALALSKIRYENGVAEFITTLDAERTLLQAELQYAQSTAAVSANLVQLYKALGGGWEGVFPEEPLTSVAALPPAP; encoded by the coding sequence ATGGCTGATCGAAGCGGCCTCATCGCGGTGCTGCTGGTCTGTCTTGCCCTCTGCGGCTGTATCTCGGCTGGACCAGATTTCGAGCCGCCCGACCCGCAGCTGCCGGCCGTTTCTTTTCTCGGCAAGCCAGAGCCCTTAGCTCTTGCCGGTGGGATTCCGCCCGGCGGTTTTGCGGCGGCCGAAACGCAATGGTGGTCGGTGTTCCATGATCCCGTTCTGACCTCGCTCGTGGAGCGCGCCGCGGCCGCCAACCTCGATGTGCAAACGGCGACCCTCCGCTTGGCCGAAAGCCGCTTCCAGCTTGGCGTGACCGCCTCCGCAGAGTTCCCGTTGATCAATGGCAATGCCTCCTACCAGCGCGAGTTGTTCAGCCAGAACGGGGTTTTGAGCTTGGTCAAACCCCTCGCGACCTCTTCCAGTCCTTTAGCGGCGCCGTTCAAAGTACCGCCTATCAGCATCTGGCAAACCGGCTTCGATGCGTCCTGGGAAATCGATATCTGGGGCCGCGTCCGCCGGCAAGTCGAAGCTGCCAGCGCACAGGTCGAAGCCTCCGAAAATGACCGCCGCAATATCCTCGTATCTGTTTTGGCCGAACTGGCGCGGGACTACATCGACCTGCGGGGTGTTCAGACGCAAATCAGAATCGCGAAAGCAAATCTCGCAAGCTCCAACGAAATTCTACAGGTGACGAAGACCCGCGCACAAAAGGGCCTAACGACCGGGTTGGATGTCGAAAATGCAGCGGCGCAGGTGGAAGCGGTGCGCGCAACCCTGCCTTCTCTCGAAGACCAAGAATCGGCGCGGCTTAATGCCTTGAGCCTGCTCCTCGACGAGCCGCCAGGCTCGCTGCGTGCCGAACTTGCAAGGGCAAAGCCGATACCGCCAGCGCCCCCGCGCGTGCCGCTTGGCATTCCCTCCGAGCTTGCCCGCCGCCGTCCCGACATCCTCCAGGCGGAGGCGCAACTGCATGCAGCAACGGCCACGATCGGCGTTGCCGTGGCGGATTTTTATCCTCGCGTCACCTTCAATGGCAATGTCGAGATGAACGCCCTCGATCTGAAAAATCTCTGGAAGGGAAGTTCGCTACAATATGTGTTCGGCCCGAGTATCTCACTGCCAATTTTCGAGGGCGGCCGTCTCAAATCGACCCTGGAGTTTCGCGAGGCACAGCAGCAAGAGGCGGCAATCACCTATCATAAGACGGTCCTCCAAGCCTGGCACGAAGTGGTCAACGCCTTGGTCGCCTATCGGACCGAACAACAGCACCGCGCCCATCTTAAGGCGCAGACGGAGCATTCTCGCCAGGCCCTCGCGCTCTCGAAGATACGTTACGAGAATGGCGTCGCCGAGTTCATCACGACGCTCGACGCCGAGCGAACATTGCTGCAGGCGGAGCTGCAGTATGCGCAAAGCACCGCTGCCGTATCGGCGAATCTCGTGCAGCTCTACAAGGCGTTGGGCGGCGGCTGGGAGGGAGTCTTTCCGGAGGAGCCGTTGACGAGCGTTGCAGCCTTGCCTCCCGCGCCTTAA
- a CDS encoding DHA2 family efflux MFS transporter permease subunit, translated as MNENDTPAARRWQPSHNRWAIAVVVTFAAFMEILDTTIVNVALPHIAGGLSTSFDEATWTLTSYLVANGIVLTISGWLSTVFGRKRYFLICLGMFTVCSFFCGTATSLTQLVIFRLAQGFFGGGLQPTQQAIILDTFPPEQRAAAFGVTALATIVAPVLGPTLGGYLTDTFNWRWVFLINIPVGTAAVFFASILVEDPPWLKRRSGHIDYIGLSLITLGLGCFQIMLDRGENEDWFGSNFIQLMAVLGGLGILSAIGWLLIAKKPVVNLDVFKDKNFAMGCVLIGATGGTLYAGAVVIPQFAQTVVGYTATWAGLVLSPGGLVVIFLIPIVGRLMKIVPIRYVIAAGFFIMGVAFIFSSMLVAYIDFRTLVLMRALQTAGLAFLFVPISTVAFSTLPRELNGDATALYAMFRNVFGSIGISLASAMIIERTQVHQSYLAQWASPFHQPFNDLIARYEKTLTAMGYAAGAAHDAAVGRVYQVYRTQAEVLGYSDVFRYTAIVAFAVVPVCFFLSRTKGGSRGASH; from the coding sequence ATGAACGAGAACGACACTCCGGCGGCGCGGCGGTGGCAACCCTCGCACAACCGCTGGGCCATCGCGGTCGTTGTGACCTTTGCAGCCTTCATGGAAATTCTCGATACGACGATCGTCAACGTCGCCTTGCCGCATATCGCGGGCGGTCTCTCGACGAGCTTTGACGAAGCAACGTGGACGCTCACCTCATATCTGGTCGCCAATGGCATCGTCCTGACAATATCAGGATGGCTCAGCACGGTGTTCGGCCGCAAGCGCTACTTTCTGATCTGCCTTGGCATGTTCACGGTCTGCTCGTTTTTTTGCGGCACCGCGACGAGCCTGACACAACTCGTCATTTTCCGGCTTGCGCAGGGTTTTTTCGGCGGCGGACTGCAGCCGACACAGCAAGCGATCATTCTCGATACGTTTCCGCCCGAACAACGTGCCGCGGCATTTGGCGTCACCGCGCTCGCGACGATTGTTGCGCCGGTGCTTGGGCCGACGTTGGGGGGGTATCTGACAGACACCTTTAATTGGCGCTGGGTGTTCTTGATCAATATTCCGGTGGGAACCGCCGCGGTATTTTTTGCCTCGATTCTGGTCGAGGATCCACCTTGGCTCAAGCGCCGGTCGGGGCACATCGATTATATCGGTCTGTCGCTGATCACGCTCGGTCTCGGCTGTTTTCAAATCATGCTGGACCGGGGCGAAAACGAAGATTGGTTCGGCTCGAACTTCATTCAGCTCATGGCCGTCTTGGGGGGGCTTGGCATTCTCAGCGCCATCGGCTGGCTCTTGATCGCCAAAAAGCCAGTCGTCAATCTCGATGTCTTCAAGGACAAGAATTTCGCAATGGGTTGCGTTCTTATTGGAGCGACAGGCGGGACTCTGTATGCAGGCGCCGTGGTCATCCCGCAATTTGCGCAAACCGTCGTTGGCTATACCGCGACATGGGCTGGGCTTGTCCTGTCGCCTGGCGGTCTTGTCGTCATCTTTCTTATCCCGATCGTCGGCCGGTTGATGAAAATCGTTCCAATTCGCTACGTCATCGCGGCTGGGTTCTTTATCATGGGGGTGGCGTTCATCTTTTCGAGCATGCTCGTTGCCTATATCGATTTCAGGACGCTCGTCCTCATGCGCGCTTTGCAGACGGCGGGCCTCGCCTTTCTTTTCGTGCCGATCAGCACGGTCGCTTTTTCGACATTGCCGCGCGAGCTGAATGGCGATGCGACAGCCCTTTATGCGATGTTCCGCAATGTTTTCGGTTCGATTGGAATTTCTCTCGCCAGCGCCATGATTATTGAGAGGACTCAGGTTCATCAGTCCTATCTCGCGCAATGGGCTTCTCCGTTTCATCAGCCGTTCAACGATCTGATCGCGCGATATGAAAAGACTCTGACGGCGATGGGATACGCAGCGGGCGCGGCCCATGATGCGGCTGTAGGAAGAGTCTATCAGGTTTACCGGACGCAGGCCGAGGTGCTCGGCTATTCCGACGTATTCCGCTACACGGCGATTGTCGCATTCGCGGTCGTGCCAGTCTGCTTTTTTCTTTCCCGGACGAAAGGGGGCAGCCGTGGCGCATCGCACTAA
- a CDS encoding PRC-barrel domain-containing protein, translating to MLKRLCLSASVLVLASGVAVAQTSMRPAPSPTGPAATYPSVSTMRLLASDIYKANVYDESENKIGDVTDLAMNGSGNIRAAIIGVGGFLGVGQKDVSIPFKDLKISSRGGKDWLTLNRTKEALRSMPAYEPMGRSAATSSSSLSTGNWLASDIYKADVYDNAENKLGAITDLVLNNNGDITTAVIGVGGVLGAGQKDVAVPFKELKVTSRDGKDWLVLDRTKDDLKSAPAWDKKSETRM from the coding sequence ATGTTGAAAAGACTTTGTTTGTCTGCTTCGGTACTTGTGCTCGCAAGCGGCGTTGCCGTGGCTCAGACTTCGATGCGTCCCGCGCCCTCGCCTACAGGGCCGGCCGCAACGTATCCATCGGTTTCGACAATGCGGTTGCTCGCGTCTGACATCTATAAGGCCAATGTTTATGACGAATCCGAGAATAAGATCGGCGATGTCACGGATCTCGCTATGAATGGCAGCGGTAATATTAGGGCAGCTATCATTGGGGTTGGCGGTTTTCTTGGCGTGGGGCAGAAGGACGTCAGTATCCCGTTCAAGGATCTGAAAATCTCCTCGCGTGGTGGCAAGGACTGGCTGACCCTTAATCGGACCAAGGAAGCCTTGCGGTCCATGCCTGCCTACGAGCCCATGGGCCGTTCGGCGGCAACTTCGTCTTCGTCGCTTTCGACGGGGAACTGGCTTGCCTCCGACATTTATAAGGCAGATGTCTATGATAATGCCGAAAACAAGCTCGGCGCTATCACGGATTTGGTTCTGAATAATAACGGCGACATCACAACTGCTGTCATCGGCGTCGGAGGCGTCCTCGGTGCCGGTCAGAAGGATGTTGCGGTGCCTTTCAAAGAGCTGAAGGTTACCTCGCGGGACGGCAAAGATTGGCTTGTGCTCGATCGGACCAAGGACGATCTTAAGAGCGCGCCTGCCTGGGATAAGAAATCTGAAACAAGAATGTGA
- a CDS encoding EAL domain-containing protein yields MSLLDILPLEDRDTVQNAIRNKPELGGGPDHLWQHVKADGTLIDVLTYWRSTAFRDRPAQLIAIMDVTEKQQAESRIAYMAQHDALTGLPNRILFHERLDEALACLRRNNEKLAILYLDLDQFKNVNDTLGHPAGDLLLMAAADRLRVCLRESDIAARFGGDEFAVLQRGLSGPEEASALADRIVKLMCEPYEIEGQRIVIGASAGIALAPDDGESADLLLKNADMALYRAKEDGRRTFRFFEVGMDARMRARRVLELDLRNALAASEFELYYQPLVNLETGVISGFEALLRWVHPERGLVVPAEFIPLAEEIGLIVPLGEWVLRQACTEALKWPGDLMVAVNLSPVQFKNGDLTEIVFAALSSAGLPAARLELEVTESILLEESKINLATLHKLRALGASISMDDFGTGYSGLSYLRAFSFDKIKIDRSFIAELGESDDCMAIVRAIARLGSSLGIRTTAEGVETEQQREMLRDEGCTEMQGYLLSRPMPACDIARFLTLHNDGEQEGLPERPELAECPRDPVAAA; encoded by the coding sequence TTGTCGCTGCTCGATATTTTGCCGCTAGAGGACAGAGACACTGTCCAAAACGCAATCCGCAACAAACCCGAATTGGGTGGCGGCCCCGATCACCTTTGGCAACATGTCAAGGCGGATGGGACGCTGATCGATGTTCTCACCTATTGGCGATCCACGGCATTCCGTGATCGTCCCGCGCAGCTGATCGCCATCATGGACGTGACGGAAAAGCAGCAGGCGGAATCGCGGATTGCCTACATGGCGCAGCATGATGCGCTGACCGGGCTGCCAAACCGGATCTTGTTTCATGAGCGCCTTGACGAAGCCTTGGCGTGTTTGCGCAGGAACAACGAAAAGCTTGCGATTCTTTATCTTGATCTCGATCAGTTCAAGAATGTCAACGACACTTTGGGGCACCCAGCCGGGGATTTGCTTTTGATGGCGGCGGCGGACCGTTTGCGGGTGTGCTTGCGCGAGTCGGACATTGCCGCGCGATTCGGCGGCGATGAGTTCGCGGTTTTGCAAAGGGGATTGTCCGGACCGGAGGAAGCGAGCGCCTTGGCCGACCGCATCGTGAAGCTGATGTGCGAGCCCTACGAAATCGAGGGCCAGCGAATCGTGATCGGCGCCAGCGCGGGCATTGCGCTCGCGCCGGACGACGGAGAAAGCGCCGATCTCTTGCTGAAGAACGCCGATATGGCACTCTACCGGGCCAAAGAGGACGGCCGCCGGACCTTCCGCTTTTTCGAAGTCGGAATGGACGCCCGTATGCGCGCCCGCCGGGTGCTTGAACTCGACTTGCGCAATGCCCTCGCCGCCAGCGAGTTCGAGCTTTACTATCAGCCTCTCGTCAACCTCGAAACGGGGGTCATCTCGGGCTTCGAGGCGTTGCTGCGCTGGGTCCATCCCGAGCGTGGGCTCGTCGTCCCGGCGGAATTCATTCCGCTGGCCGAGGAGATCGGCCTGATCGTGCCACTTGGCGAATGGGTGCTGCGGCAGGCTTGTACCGAGGCGCTGAAATGGCCCGGCGATTTGATGGTCGCGGTGAATCTTTCGCCGGTGCAGTTCAAAAATGGCGACTTGACCGAAATCGTTTTCGCCGCGCTTTCCAGTGCGGGATTGCCCGCGGCCCGCCTTGAACTCGAAGTCACGGAGTCAATTTTGCTGGAGGAAAGCAAAATCAACCTCGCTACCTTGCATAAATTGCGCGCCCTTGGAGCAAGCATTTCCATGGATGACTTCGGCACCGGCTATTCTGGGTTGAGTTATCTGCGCGCCTTTTCCTTCGACAAAATCAAGATCGACCGTTCGTTTATCGCCGAACTCGGCGAGAGTGACGACTGCATGGCGATCGTCCGGGCGATCGCGAGACTCGGATCGAGCCTTGGAATCCGCACGACGGCTGAGGGCGTCGAAACGGAACAGCAACGTGAAATGTTGCGCGACGAAGGGTGCACAGAAATGCAGGGCTATTTGTTGAGCCGGCCGATGCCCGCGTGCGACATTGCCAGATTCCTTACGTTGCACAACGATGGCGAGCAAGAGGGGTTGCCCGAAAGGCCGGAGCTTGCGGAGTGCCCGCGAGACCCAGTAGCGGCGGCATAA
- a CDS encoding Thivi_2564 family membrane protein has protein sequence MNTLIGALITFVVVILILYLVNILPIDGRAKQIVQIIVILIGIISLLKYLAVF, from the coding sequence ATGAATACTCTTATTGGCGCGCTCATTACCTTCGTCGTCGTCATACTGATATTGTATCTCGTCAATATCCTGCCGATTGATGGAAGGGCCAAACAGATCGTGCAGATCATTGTGATCCTCATAGGTATTATTTCACTTCTCAAATATCTCGCCGTCTTTTAA